Proteins encoded in a region of the Quercus lobata isolate SW786 chromosome 8, ValleyOak3.0 Primary Assembly, whole genome shotgun sequence genome:
- the LOC115954964 gene encoding uncharacterized protein LOC115954964, whose protein sequence is MTTVEKSLVINVEECGLRRSSGTGIDVYSDSGDRSVEDQRSSIGSETEIVGVSDRERESSVSECSVEVDLECGVAEDKLHLAKVERDCRICHLSIDAANPESGFPIELGCSCKDDLAAAHKQCAEAWFKIKGNKTCEICGSVARNVAGVNEAELEQWNETNDAAAAVAPAPVHPAETQNCWQGHRFLNFLLACMVFAFVISWLFHFNVPS, encoded by the exons ATGACAACCGTAGAGAAATCCCTTGTTATTAATGTGGAGGAATGTGGGCTCCGCCGGAGCTCCGGCACCGGCATTGACGTGTACTCAGACTCCGGAGACAGGTCAGTTGAGGATCAGAGAAGTTCAATTGGGTCTGAGACTGAGATTGTTGGAGTTTCTGATAGGGAGAGGGAATCCTCTGTGTCAGAGTGTTCTGTGGAGGTGGATCTGGAATGTGGGGTGGCTGAGGATAAGTTACATTTGGCAAAAGTTGAGAGGGACTGCAGGATTTGCCATCTGAGCATAGATGCAGCCAATCCTGAATCTGGGTTTCCCATTGAATTGGGGTGTTCATGTAAGGATGATTTAGCTGCTGCCCACAAGCAATGTGCTGAGGCTTGGTTCAAGATCAAGGGAAACAA GACCTGTGAGATCTGTGGATCAGTTGCACGCAATGTTGCTGGTGTAAATGAGGCCGAGTTGGAGCAATGGAATGAGACAAATGATGCTGCAGCAGCAGTAGCACCTGCACCTGTGCACCCTGCAGAGACTCAAAACTGCTGGCAGGGACACCGGTTTCTGAATTTCCTGCTTGCTTGTATGGTATTTGCCTTTGTCATCTCATGGCTCTTCCATTTCAATGTACCCTCATGA